AGCCATAAATCTGGGTGATAGCATTATCAATCTTATTAATATCAGTCCAGGCATTTTCCTTGATCCTGAGTTTTCCCATGACCAGGTTTTTGGAAACCATTTCCAGACCTTCTATCTTGATCTTTTTGATAAATATGCGGCTTACAGTTTTAGTTGTAATAGTGGGGGTTGGGGTAGTTTCAGGCAGTTCTATTTTAAGATCAACTAATTGATCTATAACCTTTCTGGCAGCTATTTCACCTAGAGCGATCAGGGAATCAGCTTTTTGGAAATCAGTGATACCATAATCTTCTACATCTGGCATAATGAGAATATTGCAGAGCCTTTGTTCCTTTTGAGTGGAATATGCACCTTGAAAACTGATCGCCTGCTCCATAATGCTGACCAGCGAACTGAGATCATCCCTGTTCCGCAAACCAGTGCCTACATCAACTCCAATAATGAAATCAGCACCCATTTTACGGCAGTCAGAAACCGGGAAATTGCGTACTAATCCTCCATCCACCAGGAGATTATCTTCATAAAGTACGGGAGTGAACATGGAAGGGATAGACATACTGGCACGAATCGCCTCCGGGAGAAATCCTGAATCGAGGACAACTGGTTCCCCTGTTTCGATATTTGTGGCAATACAGAGGAAAGGGATGGGTAATTTACGGAAGTCCCTGATCTGATGGGCACTTACAGTGAGACGGGTAATTAGTTGTGAAATATTTTGTCCGGCAACAAGTCCCTTGGGTAGTGAAACACCTAAACCCTTGATAGGAAAAGAGAGAGCATAGCGTCCGTCACTTTCCTTTTCTTCCAGGGAAATGCTATTGCGGGGAATAATATCAAATAATACATCATCCCAGTTCTGTGAAAGAACCAGAGTCTCAAGTTCTTCTGCGGAATATCCCAGACTGTAGAGAGCACCGATAATACTGCCCATACTTGTACCAGTGATATAATCCGGCTGAATTCCATATTCCTCCAGTACTTTGAGCACGCCAATATGAGCAACGCCTTTGGCGCCACCACCACTGAGTACCAGGCCTATTTTTGGGGGAGCTTCTGTCTGAGCATAGATCAGACAGCATGAGATCACAAATATGACGATTAAGAGCTTAAATTTCATCTAATTATCCTGTTTATAATGTAAGTGCTATCTCCTTAATATCAGCCAGCACCTTTTCATTACTGCTTAAGGGATTATCTGGCGTGTCATCTGAGCAAACACCATATCTCTGAGTGAATTCCATGCCAGTAAATTTTGCCATGGATGCCAGAGATTGTTCAACAAAATAAGCACCCGATGAATTATATTCAGGAGCTCCATACGTTGTGAGAAAAACCAGTTTCTTGCCCTTAAGAGCCCCAGCTCTAAAATCAAGTGCATATAACCGGTCGATGAAGGTTTTCATCTGAGAAGTCATATTCCACCAGTAGATAGGGGTGGCAAAAATGAGTACATCTGCGTCATTTATTTTGGGATAAAGATCCGTCATATCATCATTGATAATGCAAGTTTTAGTATCTGCTTTTTTACAGTAGAAGCAAGCCTGGCAGCCTTTGATATTCAAGTTTTGCAGATAGATGTTTTCCACCTCTGCCTCGGGATATTTCTTAACTGCTTCAGCAAGATAGAATGATAGAATTGCGGCAGTATTCCCTTCTTTATGGGGACTACCCAGAACTGCGAGTATTTTCATATATTCTCCTCTAGTAAGGAATTATTTAAGCAGGATCATTTTACGGATGGCTGAATAATTGCCATTTTGCAGGGAATAGAAATATAAACCTGATGCTGTTGGCTTCTCAAGACTATTTGTGCCATTCCAGATAATCTGATGATTACCGGCAGACATCTCTTCATCGAGAAGAGTTTTTATCTTTTGCCCTTTGAT
This portion of the Candidatus Stygibacter australis genome encodes:
- a CDS encoding patatin-like phospholipase family protein; translated protein: MKFKLLIVIFVISCCLIYAQTEAPPKIGLVLSGGGAKGVAHIGVLKVLEEYGIQPDYITGTSMGSIIGALYSLGYSAEELETLVLSQNWDDVLFDIIPRNSISLEEKESDGRYALSFPIKGLGVSLPKGLVAGQNISQLITRLTVSAHQIRDFRKLPIPFLCIATNIETGEPVVLDSGFLPEAIRASMSIPSMFTPVLYEDNLLVDGGLVRNFPVSDCRKMGADFIIGVDVGTGLRNRDDLSSLVSIMEQAISFQGAYSTQKEQRLCNILIMPDVEDYGITDFQKADSLIALGEIAARKVIDQLVDLKIELPETTPTPTITTKTVSRIFIKKIKIEGLEMVSKNLVMGKLRIKENAWTDINKIDNAITQIYGSRYFERVIYKLQPLPEGNLLTIKVLEKSTSIFRFGIHYDSDMKAAMLLNTTFRNYVFQGSKITIDARLGENKGFRWNEFIHTGWKPGIGLGWDAYYDQFTLNLCDDQGEKIALFNVENVGTVLDIKTIFSNNFALGASADIGIVKVTSDFAPVIWGVTDEKSKWLRISSFFLSDSRNKAAYPSEGSRIFMEVKSFFSDVDDPLFDKDFTRFTFDTETIIPMSNKVSLSMRAYAGFTDASEVPYEERFYVGGFTEKNNGIPLAGFHFGEIPAEEAYIAYFKLQYQPLHDKYLILRYDTARVIQNFNGVPERNFNAQGWSATAGFLSPIGPIEFTLMGNDQNPDDISTFISIGYNF
- a CDS encoding flavodoxin family protein, with amino-acid sequence MKILAVLGSPHKEGNTAAILSFYLAEAVKKYPEAEVENIYLQNLNIKGCQACFYCKKADTKTCIINDDMTDLYPKINDADVLIFATPIYWWNMTSQMKTFIDRLYALDFRAGALKGKKLVFLTTYGAPEYNSSGAYFVEQSLASMAKFTGMEFTQRYGVCSDDTPDNPLSSNEKVLADIKEIALTL